The following proteins are co-located in the Callithrix jacchus isolate 240 chromosome 10, calJac240_pri, whole genome shotgun sequence genome:
- the SF3B2 gene encoding splicing factor 3B subunit 2 isoform X2 produces the protein MATEHPEPPKAELQLPPPPPPPGHYGAWAAQELQAKLAEIGAPIQGSREELVERLQTYTRQTGIVLNRPVLRGEDGDKAAPPPMSAQLPGIPMPPPPMGLPPLQPPPPPPPPPPGLGLGFPMAHPPNLGPPPPLRVGEPVALSEEERLKLAQQQAALLMQQEERAKQGDHSLKEHELLEQQKRAAVLLEQERQQEIAKMGTPVPRPPQDMGQIGVRTPLGPRVTAPVGPVGPTPTVLPMGAPVPRPRGPPPPPGDENREMDDPSVGPKIPQALEKILQLKESRQEEMNSQQEEEEMETDARSSLGQSASETEEDTVSISKKEKNRKRRNRKKKKKPQRVRGVSSESSGDREKDSTRSRGSDSPAADVEIEYVTEEPEIYEPNFIFFKRIFEAFKLTDDVKKEKEKEPEKLDKLENSAAPKKKGFEEEHKDSDDDSSDDEQEKKPEAPKLSKKKLRRMNRFTVAELKQLVARPDVVEMHDVTAQDPKLLVHLKATRNSVPVPRHWCFKRKYLQGKRGIEKPPFELPDFIKRTGIQEMREALQEKEEQKTMKSKMREKVRPKMGKIDIDYQKLHDAFFKWQTKPKLTIHGDLYYEGKEFETRLKEKKPGDLSDELRISLGMPVGPNAHKVPPPWLIAMQRYGPPPSYPNLKIPGLNSPIPESCSFGYHAGGWGKPPVDETGKPLYGDVFGTNAAEFQTKTEEEEIDRTPWGELEPSDEESSEEEEEEESDEDKPDETGFITPADSGLITPGGFSSVPAGMETPELIELRKKKIEEAMDGSETPQLFTVLPEKRTATVGGAMMGSTHIYDMSTVMSRKGPAPELQGVEVALAPEELELDPMAMTQKYEEHVREQQAQVEKEDFSDMVAEHAAKQKQKKRKAQPQDSRGGSKKYKEFKF, from the exons ATGGCGACCGAGCACCCGGAGCCTCCCAAAGCGGAATTgcagctgccgccgccgccgccacctccAGGCCACTATGGCGCCTGGGCTGCCCAGGAGCTTCAGGCCAAGTTGGCAGAGATCGGAGCTCCGATCCAGG GTAGTCGCGAGGAGCTGGTGGAGCGGCTGCAGACCTACACCCGCCAG ACTGGCATCGTGCTGAATCGGCCCGTTTTGAGAGGGGAAGATGGGGACAAAGCCGCTCCACCTCCCATGTCAGCACAG CTCCCTGGAATTCCTATGCCACCACCACCTATGGGACTCCCCCCTCTACAGCCTCCTCCgccacccccaccacctccaccaggcCTTGGCCTTGGCTTTCCTATGGCCCACCCACCAAATTTGGGGCCCCCGCCTCCTCTCCGTGTGGGTGAGCCGGTGGCACTGTCAGAGGAGGAGCGGCTGAAGCTGGCTCAGCAGCAGGCGGCATTACTGATGCAGCAGGAGGAGCGTGCCAAGCAG gGAGATCATTCGCTGAAGGAACATGAGCTCTTGGAACAGCAGAAGCGG GCAGCTGTGTTACTGGAGCAGGAACGACAGCAGGAGATTGCCAAGATGGGCACCCCAGTCCCTCGGCCCCCACAAGACATGGGCCAAATTGGCGTGCGCACTCCTCTGGGTCCTCGAG tAACCGCTCCAGTGGGCCCAGTGGGCCCCACTCCTACAGTTTTGCCCATGGGAGCCCCTGTTCCCCGGCCTCGTGGTCCCCCACCACCCCCTGGAGATGAAAACAGAGAG ATGGATGACCCCTCTGTAGGGCCCAAGATCCCCCAGGCTTTGGAGAAGATCCTGCAGCTGAAGGAGAGCCGCCAGGAAGAGATGAACTCTCAGCAGG aggaagaggaaatggaaacagATGCTCGCTCGTCCCTGGGCCAGTCAGCATCAGAGACTGAGGAGGACACAGTGTCCATATCTAAAAAGGAG AAAAACCGGAAGCGAAGGAAccgaaagaagaagaaaaagccccAGCGGGTACGAGGGGTGTCCTCTGAGAGCTCTGGGGACCGAGAGAAAGACTCAACCCGGTCCCGTGGCTCTGACTCCCCAGCAGCTGATGTCGAGATTGAGTATGTGACTGAAGAACCAGAAATTTATGAGCCCAACTTTATCTTCTTTAAGAGGATCTTTGAAGCTTTTAAG CTCACTGATGAcgtgaagaaggagaaggagaaggagccaGAGAAACTTGACAAACTGGAGAACTCTGCAGCCCCCAAGAAGAAGGGCTTTGAGGAGGAGCACAAGGACAGTGATGACGACAGCAGTGATGACGAGCAG GAAAAGAAGCCAGAAGCCCCCAAGCTGTCCAAGAAGAAGTTGCGCCGAATGAACCGCTTCACTGTGGCTGAACTTAAGCAG CTGGTGGCTCGGCCCGATGTCGTGGAGATGCACGATGTGACAGCGCAGGACCCTAAGCTCTTGGTCCACCTCAAGGCTACTCGGAACTCCGTGCCTGTGCCACGCCACTGGTGTTTTAAGCGCAAGTACCTGCAGGGCAAACGGGGCATTGAGAAGCCTCCCTTCGAGCTGCCAGACTTCATCAAACGCACAGGCATCCAGGAGATGCGAGAGGCCCTGCAGGAGAAG GAAGAACAGAAGACCATGAAGTCAAAAATGCGAGAGAAAGTTCGGCCTAAAATGGGCAAGATTGACATTGACTACCAGAAACTACATGATGCCTTCTTCAAGTGGCAGACCAAGCCAAAGCTGACCATCCATGGGGACCTGTACTATGAG GGGAAGGAGTTTGAGACACGACTGAAGGAGAAGAAGCCAGGAGATCTGTCTGATGAGCTAAGGATTTCCTTGGGGATGCCAGTAGGACCA AATGCCCACAAGGTCCCTCCCCCATGGCTGATTGCCATGCAGCGATATGGACCACCCCCGTCGTATCCCAACCTGAAAATCCCTGGGCTGAACTCGCCCATCCCTGAG AGCTGTTCCTTTGGGTACCATGCTGGTGGCTGGGGCAAACCTCCAGTGGATGAGACTGGGAAACCGCTCTATGGGGACGTATTTGGAACCAATGCTGCTGAATTTCAG ACCAAGACTGAGGAAGAAGAGATTGATCGGACCCCTTGGGGGGAACTGGAACCATCTGATGAAGAATCctcagaagaagaggaagaggaggaaagtgaTGAAGACAAACCAGATGAGACAGGCTTTATCACCCCTGCAGACAG TGGCCTGATCACTCCTGGTGGCTTCTCATCAGTGCCTGCTGGAATGGAGACCCCTGAACTCATTGagctgaggaagaagaagatTGAGGAGGCGATGGATGG AAGTGAGACACCTCAGCTCTTCACTGTGTTGCCAGAGAAGAGAACAGCCACTGTTGGGGGAGCCATGATGGGATCAACCCACATTTATGACATGTCCACG GTTATGAGCCGGAAGGGCCCGGCTCCTGAGCTGCAAGGTGTGGAAGTGGCCCTGGCGCCTGAAGAGTTGGAGCTGGATCCTATGGCCATGACCCAGAAGTATGAGGAGCATGTGCGGGAGCAGCAGGCTCAAGTGGAGAAGGAGGACTTCAGCGACATGGTGGCTGAGCATGCTGCCAAACAGAAG CAAAAGAAGCGGAAAGCTCAGCCCCAGGACAGCCGTGGGGGCAGCAAGAAATACAAGGAGTTCAAGTTTTAG
- the SF3B2 gene encoding splicing factor 3B subunit 2 isoform X1 yields MATEHPEPPKAELQLPPPPPPPGHYGAWAAQELQAKLAEIGAPIQGSREELVERLQTYTRQTGIVLNRPVLRGEDGDKAAPPPMSAQLPGIPMPPPPMGLPPLQPPPPPPPPPPGLGLGFPMAHPPNLGPPPPLRVGEPVALSEEERLKLAQQQAALLMQQEERAKQQGDHSLKEHELLEQQKRAAVLLEQERQQEIAKMGTPVPRPPQDMGQIGVRTPLGPRVTAPVGPVGPTPTVLPMGAPVPRPRGPPPPPGDENREMDDPSVGPKIPQALEKILQLKESRQEEMNSQQEEEEMETDARSSLGQSASETEEDTVSISKKEKNRKRRNRKKKKKPQRVRGVSSESSGDREKDSTRSRGSDSPAADVEIEYVTEEPEIYEPNFIFFKRIFEAFKLTDDVKKEKEKEPEKLDKLENSAAPKKKGFEEEHKDSDDDSSDDEQEKKPEAPKLSKKKLRRMNRFTVAELKQLVARPDVVEMHDVTAQDPKLLVHLKATRNSVPVPRHWCFKRKYLQGKRGIEKPPFELPDFIKRTGIQEMREALQEKEEQKTMKSKMREKVRPKMGKIDIDYQKLHDAFFKWQTKPKLTIHGDLYYEGKEFETRLKEKKPGDLSDELRISLGMPVGPNAHKVPPPWLIAMQRYGPPPSYPNLKIPGLNSPIPESCSFGYHAGGWGKPPVDETGKPLYGDVFGTNAAEFQTKTEEEEIDRTPWGELEPSDEESSEEEEEEESDEDKPDETGFITPADSGLITPGGFSSVPAGMETPELIELRKKKIEEAMDGSETPQLFTVLPEKRTATVGGAMMGSTHIYDMSTVMSRKGPAPELQGVEVALAPEELELDPMAMTQKYEEHVREQQAQVEKEDFSDMVAEHAAKQKQKKRKAQPQDSRGGSKKYKEFKF; encoded by the exons ATGGCGACCGAGCACCCGGAGCCTCCCAAAGCGGAATTgcagctgccgccgccgccgccacctccAGGCCACTATGGCGCCTGGGCTGCCCAGGAGCTTCAGGCCAAGTTGGCAGAGATCGGAGCTCCGATCCAGG GTAGTCGCGAGGAGCTGGTGGAGCGGCTGCAGACCTACACCCGCCAG ACTGGCATCGTGCTGAATCGGCCCGTTTTGAGAGGGGAAGATGGGGACAAAGCCGCTCCACCTCCCATGTCAGCACAG CTCCCTGGAATTCCTATGCCACCACCACCTATGGGACTCCCCCCTCTACAGCCTCCTCCgccacccccaccacctccaccaggcCTTGGCCTTGGCTTTCCTATGGCCCACCCACCAAATTTGGGGCCCCCGCCTCCTCTCCGTGTGGGTGAGCCGGTGGCACTGTCAGAGGAGGAGCGGCTGAAGCTGGCTCAGCAGCAGGCGGCATTACTGATGCAGCAGGAGGAGCGTGCCAAGCAG caggGAGATCATTCGCTGAAGGAACATGAGCTCTTGGAACAGCAGAAGCGG GCAGCTGTGTTACTGGAGCAGGAACGACAGCAGGAGATTGCCAAGATGGGCACCCCAGTCCCTCGGCCCCCACAAGACATGGGCCAAATTGGCGTGCGCACTCCTCTGGGTCCTCGAG tAACCGCTCCAGTGGGCCCAGTGGGCCCCACTCCTACAGTTTTGCCCATGGGAGCCCCTGTTCCCCGGCCTCGTGGTCCCCCACCACCCCCTGGAGATGAAAACAGAGAG ATGGATGACCCCTCTGTAGGGCCCAAGATCCCCCAGGCTTTGGAGAAGATCCTGCAGCTGAAGGAGAGCCGCCAGGAAGAGATGAACTCTCAGCAGG aggaagaggaaatggaaacagATGCTCGCTCGTCCCTGGGCCAGTCAGCATCAGAGACTGAGGAGGACACAGTGTCCATATCTAAAAAGGAG AAAAACCGGAAGCGAAGGAAccgaaagaagaagaaaaagccccAGCGGGTACGAGGGGTGTCCTCTGAGAGCTCTGGGGACCGAGAGAAAGACTCAACCCGGTCCCGTGGCTCTGACTCCCCAGCAGCTGATGTCGAGATTGAGTATGTGACTGAAGAACCAGAAATTTATGAGCCCAACTTTATCTTCTTTAAGAGGATCTTTGAAGCTTTTAAG CTCACTGATGAcgtgaagaaggagaaggagaaggagccaGAGAAACTTGACAAACTGGAGAACTCTGCAGCCCCCAAGAAGAAGGGCTTTGAGGAGGAGCACAAGGACAGTGATGACGACAGCAGTGATGACGAGCAG GAAAAGAAGCCAGAAGCCCCCAAGCTGTCCAAGAAGAAGTTGCGCCGAATGAACCGCTTCACTGTGGCTGAACTTAAGCAG CTGGTGGCTCGGCCCGATGTCGTGGAGATGCACGATGTGACAGCGCAGGACCCTAAGCTCTTGGTCCACCTCAAGGCTACTCGGAACTCCGTGCCTGTGCCACGCCACTGGTGTTTTAAGCGCAAGTACCTGCAGGGCAAACGGGGCATTGAGAAGCCTCCCTTCGAGCTGCCAGACTTCATCAAACGCACAGGCATCCAGGAGATGCGAGAGGCCCTGCAGGAGAAG GAAGAACAGAAGACCATGAAGTCAAAAATGCGAGAGAAAGTTCGGCCTAAAATGGGCAAGATTGACATTGACTACCAGAAACTACATGATGCCTTCTTCAAGTGGCAGACCAAGCCAAAGCTGACCATCCATGGGGACCTGTACTATGAG GGGAAGGAGTTTGAGACACGACTGAAGGAGAAGAAGCCAGGAGATCTGTCTGATGAGCTAAGGATTTCCTTGGGGATGCCAGTAGGACCA AATGCCCACAAGGTCCCTCCCCCATGGCTGATTGCCATGCAGCGATATGGACCACCCCCGTCGTATCCCAACCTGAAAATCCCTGGGCTGAACTCGCCCATCCCTGAG AGCTGTTCCTTTGGGTACCATGCTGGTGGCTGGGGCAAACCTCCAGTGGATGAGACTGGGAAACCGCTCTATGGGGACGTATTTGGAACCAATGCTGCTGAATTTCAG ACCAAGACTGAGGAAGAAGAGATTGATCGGACCCCTTGGGGGGAACTGGAACCATCTGATGAAGAATCctcagaagaagaggaagaggaggaaagtgaTGAAGACAAACCAGATGAGACAGGCTTTATCACCCCTGCAGACAG TGGCCTGATCACTCCTGGTGGCTTCTCATCAGTGCCTGCTGGAATGGAGACCCCTGAACTCATTGagctgaggaagaagaagatTGAGGAGGCGATGGATGG AAGTGAGACACCTCAGCTCTTCACTGTGTTGCCAGAGAAGAGAACAGCCACTGTTGGGGGAGCCATGATGGGATCAACCCACATTTATGACATGTCCACG GTTATGAGCCGGAAGGGCCCGGCTCCTGAGCTGCAAGGTGTGGAAGTGGCCCTGGCGCCTGAAGAGTTGGAGCTGGATCCTATGGCCATGACCCAGAAGTATGAGGAGCATGTGCGGGAGCAGCAGGCTCAAGTGGAGAAGGAGGACTTCAGCGACATGGTGGCTGAGCATGCTGCCAAACAGAAG CAAAAGAAGCGGAAAGCTCAGCCCCAGGACAGCCGTGGGGGCAGCAAGAAATACAAGGAGTTCAAGTTTTAG